TACTTTTTTAAAGATCATTAATCCAGCGATAAAAAGAATGCCATAGAGAATGTATGCCCACCAAGTTTGCCACCATGGTGGTAGAACATTGATGCGAAGCGTTGCCGTCTCATCAGACCATATACCATCAGAGTTTGATGCACTAACCTTGAAAACGTATTTTCCTGGGTTCATATTGGCAAAGGAGGCTTGGCGTATTGAGTTTTCTGGATAGATCCATTCTGTATTGAATCCTTCTAACTTATAGCGATAAATGTTTTTGTTTGGTGAAATATAATGTAGACCCACAAAGTGAAGTGAGAATGTATTTTGGTCGTGTGTTAATGTAACACTCTTTAATTTATCAATACTTGTATTGATTTTTGGGAGTTCTTTGTTTTTATGATTGCGATCTAAAGTCTCATTAAAGACTTTCATCCCCGTTATCAAAACTTTCGGTTTGAAATTATTTTTACGGATCTTCTTGGGGTTAAAGGCAGTTACTCCGTTAATTCCTCCAAAATATATTTTTCCACTTTGTCCTTTACAAAAAGAGTACTTTCGGAAGTTATTGTCTTGTAATCCGTCCTCTTTATCGTAGTTTGTAAATCGCATCGTCTCTAGATTGAGGTTCGAAATACCATAGTTGGTACTCATCCACAGTTGTCCTTTAGGCGACTCAACAATTCCGTATACCACATCATCTGGCAGTCCATCAGAAGTCGAAAAATGGGATATTTTAAGTTTACATCCTTTTCTCGGAGTGATAATGCGATTTATTCCTTCACCAAATAGCCCTAGCCAGATATTGGTGTCGCATCCTTCCATTACTGTAAATACTTGATTGTTTGCGATAGTATTTTCTCTGTTAAAATGGTGTGTATAGGATATGAACCTATATGGTAGCCTTGTTTTCCTATTGATTCGAACATGGAATACCCCTTGTTTGTATGTTCCAATCCATAGATTATTGAATTTGTCCTCACATATATCCACGATATTATTAATCGTATAGTGGTTTTGTGGACTCTGACCTGTATAGTGCGTTATGCCATTAGGTCCTATTTTGGGGTCATATCTTACCAATCCAATATTAGTAAGAGAGGATCCCAACCAAAAGATCCCTGACTTATCGATAATGATCTTTGATATTTGTGATAGGTTATGGTTTAAAGAGTCTTTGAGAACAATATGTTGGTAATTCTCTATCTTCCTTGTATTATTATTCCAGTTGAATTTAATTAATCCAGGCAGATTACTTCCACAATAAATCGAACCATCTTTGTCCTGTGTGATAGTGTAGACTCTAGATACCTCTTGGGGGAGATTTACGTTAAAAACGGAATAGTCCGCACCGTTAAACTCCACGACATTAAGCCCTCTATTGAATGTTCCAACCCATAGCTTCCCTGTTGTATCTTCGAATAGACCATCAATGACATTGCTTTTAAGACTTTTATTTGTAATAGATTGACGCCTTATATGGATGAAAGGAGCTTGCTCTGTATTGGAGCTATTAAGTCCTCCTCTTACTGTTCCAATCCATAATACTCCAAATCGATCTTCGAAAAGTTTTCTTATGTTGTTAGATCCTAATGCTGTATTGTTTCGAACAATCTGTTTGTGTTGTATCCAGCTATTATATCGTTTATTATACTCAAACAACCCCTCTTTTTCTGTAGCCACCCATATCGTTCCTGTATGATCTTCAATAATATCTTTAATATATATTCTAGTTTTACTGTCTTCTTTCTTTAACGATACTTTTGTTATAGTTGTGAAATCTTTAGATCTGAATAAGCCTTCTGCAGACCCTAAAAGATATCCTTTATCTTTTATTTCTTCAATTTTACTTACACGAAACCCTAAGTCTTCGTTAAGAATGGTAGGTTCGGGAATATATGGAACACTTTTTTGAAGTGCCTTAATATCCCATGAAATGATGGTTTTATTGATACTAATTAAAAGTTTATTTTTTGAATTAATTATCATATCATACACTCTCTGAGGACTTTTGATCATCGTGTTGAGAAGTGGTATTTCTGTAATTTCAAGACTGTCTTTTATATTTCCTTTTTCTGCTGAAAATAAGCCATCATTGGTGCCAATAATAAATTTATTATCATCAATTTCTGTAATACTCGTAATTGCAGAATATGGCCATCCTTCAATGTTGCGAAACTTCTTCTCCGTTTCATTATATATACTCAATCCTTTGCTTGAGACAATCCAAATCTCTCCTTGCCGATCTGCATAACTGTAGTGAATCGTGTTGTCTAAAAGAGAGTTTTTGTTTCGAAATTCATGTTGAAATTTTAAAAACTTATATCCATCATATCTAAATAAACCGTTTGGAGTGCCGATCCATAGATAGCCTTCCT
The Prolixibacteraceae bacterium DNA segment above includes these coding regions:
- a CDS encoding response regulator — translated: MNSRIIFRFYILALLFLMMATTSSFGFRVTRYSANKGFTRNSVSTITQSKEGYLWIGTPNGLFRYDGYKFLKFQHEFRNKNSLLDNTIHYSYADRQGEIWIVSSKGLSIYNETEKKFRNIEGWPYSAITSITEIDDNKFIIGTNDGLFSAEKGNIKDSLEITEIPLLNTMIKSPQRVYDMIINSKNKLLISINKTIISWDIKALQKSVPYIPEPTILNEDLGFRVSKIEEIKDKGYLLGSAEGLFRSKDFTTITKVSLKKEDSKTRIYIKDIIEDHTGTIWVATEKEGLFEYNKRYNSWIQHKQIVRNNTALGSNNIRKLFEDRFGVLWIGTVRGGLNSSNTEQAPFIHIRRQSITNKSLKSNVIDGLFEDTTGKLWVGTFNRGLNVVEFNGADYSVFNVNLPQEVSRVYTITQDKDGSIYCGSNLPGLIKFNWNNNTRKIENYQHIVLKDSLNHNLSQISKIIIDKSGIFWLGSSLTNIGLVRYDPKIGPNGITHYTGQSPQNHYTINNIVDICEDKFNNLWIGTYKQGVFHVRINRKTRLPYRFISYTHHFNRENTIANNQVFTVMEGCDTNIWLGLFGEGINRIITPRKGCKLKISHFSTSDGLPDDVVYGIVESPKGQLWMSTNYGISNLNLETMRFTNYDKEDGLQDNNFRKYSFCKGQSGKIYFGGINGVTAFNPKKIRKNNFKPKVLITGMKVFNETLDRNHKNKELPKINTSIDKLKSVTLTHDQNTFSLHFVGLHYISPNKNIYRYKLEGFNTEWIYPENSIRQASFANMNPGKYVFKVSASNSDGIWSDETATLRINVLPPWWQTWWAYILYGILFIAGLMIFKKVILIKHEYQNKLSIERLEKEKIQELNKEKLEFFTNVSHEFKTPLTLITGPVSDIIDSKEQLSSHTKEDLHLIQSNADRLLRLINQLIDFRRIETGHLKLDISFDDYVVFSRNIVLSFQKVAQKKGIKLEYKSINEQQKINFDKEKLETILYNIISNAIKHTDKGGSVTIYANATNKGQKPDPEGIYWNVDHSLKEYIEFVVTNTGAEIQQEQLPLLFNRFYSRDENNEQEQIFSSSGIGLTLTHGMVELYKGKLGVVSEDGKVTFIVRIPFNKAEKPIQFKETKTIVIHEITEEVNYEESTKEVQAEYHEDVTSNKPLILVVDDHREIREFIAQILSNKYEIIEAENGKVALEKVTKVIPDLIISDVMMPEMNGLELCRLVKTNDITNHIPIILLTAKTEIEHRIEGIDMGADSYIPKPFNIKHLVIRVEKLLELRNSLREKFKNNFLLIDKSPSGMSESDLKFVKQAEQMILENIMEEDFSVEKLGRELAYSRMQLYRKMKSITGLSPNEFIRNYRLKQAAANLQKGEQSITEVLYQVGFSNKSYFTKCFKEFYGETPKEYSKRYNK